DNA from Bradyrhizobium diazoefficiens USDA 110:
CGAGATCGATCAGCAGGTCGGGCTTCTCCTCGTCGGCGAGCGCCAGGGCATCGGCGAGCACGAGCCGCCCTTCGGCGTCCGTGTTGCCGATCTCGACCGTGATCCCCTTGCGCGATGTAAAAATGTCGAGCGGGCGGAAGGCATTGCCGGCGACCGCATTCTCGACCGCCGGAATCAGCACGCGCAGCCGGACCTTCAGCTTCGCGTCCATCACCATGCGCGCGAGCGCCAGAACGTTGGCGGCGCCGCCCATGTCCTTCTTCATGATCAGCATGCCGCTCGACGGCTTCAGGTCGAGCCCGCCGGTGTCGAAGCACACGCCCTTGCCGACCAGCGTCACCTTGGGATGGGCGGGATCGCCCCAGCCGATGTCGATCAGTCGCGGCGCGCGGTCCGAGGCCATGCCGACGGCGTGGATCAGGGGAAAATCCGTCCTCAGATCCTCGCCGATGGTGCAGGCAAAGCTCGCGCCGAATTCGCTGGCGAGCTCTTGGGCGGCTGCGGCGAGCTCCTCCGGCCCCATGTCGTTGGACGGCGTGTTGATGAGGTCGCGCGCCAGCATCGCGGCATCGGCCATGCGGCTGATCTCGACGGCGTCGACGCCGTCAGGCGGCACCAGGCGGACATCGGGGCCATCAGCCTTGCGGTAGCGAGCGAAGCGGTAGCAGCCGAGCGCGAAGGCGAGTGCGGCGAGCCGTGCATCGTGCGGTGCATTCGCAAAGCGATAGGTGCCCGGCGGCAACAGGCCGGGCAGGGCGCCCGGCCGGAACAGGTCGCGGGATCTTGCGCCCTCGTCCTCGAGGCCGAACAGCACTTGCGCGATCGTACCGCCGGGGGCGGGCAGGGCGAGATAGCCGCCCGGCTTGGCGGCGAAGGCGTTCGCCGTGGCGAACTGGCGTTGCGCCGGCGGCAGCGTCTCGGCGACCTGATCCCAGCTCGACTTGGTGACGAAGGTGATCGGGATGGCGGTTGGCGACGTCTCGAAGACAGAAGGCATTGGCGGGTCCAGGTCGTCAGATCAAGCTGGTTATGCGGATGAGGGAGACTTCGCAGAGTTTTGCGGTGGCCGCAATCGGCTTTGCCGTCACCGTTGAGCGAGCGGCTACTCGCAGCAAGGGGGCCATGCTAGGTTCCGGCAACGGCCGCCAGGTGCAAGGAGATCACCGGTGGCCGAAAGCGAAGCCTGCCGGGAGGAAATGCAATGGACGTCGTGTGGAGTATGGTCACTTTCATCGGCCAGGTCGTCGAGGCGATTTTCAGCTATGTCGAGCATCATCATTGGATCTTCGCGTTCCTTGCCGGCGGCTACGTCTTCTATCTCCACGACCGCTCCGTCCATGCGCGCTTCGATGCGCTCGACAAGCGCGTCGACGAAATCCGCAAGCGGCTTGCCATCGAATATTGATCGGGTGAAACGAAACCGGCGACGGGCAGATCTCCAGACCTGAACGAGCAGGCGAAGGCGCTCGGCCTCGACCTCGGTCTCGGCGGAGAGGTGCCGCCGCAGACGCCGTCGTGAGGGGCATCCCGGCGTTAACCGGCCATTAGGGTTAACAGTCTATTGCTGGCGCGTTCGGCTCGATCCATCCGCTCGAGAGTCAAAGCGTCATGCGTCAACGGTTCAGTCCTGCCCGGCTTCTCGCATCTGCCTCGCTCGTTGCGGTGGTGGCCATGAGCCTCGGCGGCTGCACGGCAATGTCAAAGCTCTCCGACGTCACCGGATCGATCGGGTCGCGCGCGGAGGCCTCCCCTCCCAGCGATCCCGCAGGCGCCGTCGAAGTCTATGGCGAGCGTTACCGTGCCAATCCCAAGGACGCCGAGGCCGCGCTCGGCTATGGCCAGGCCTTGCGCGCCAACGGCCAGCGCGCCCAGGCCGCCGCCGTCCTCGAGCAGGCGACCATCGCCAATCCCGGCAACAAGGCGCTGCTCGCCCTGTACGGCCGTGCACTCGCCGACAACGGCAATTTCCAGCAGGCCTTCGACGTGCTGTCGAAAGCGCATTCACCCGACAATCCGGATTGGCGTCTGCTCTCGGTGCAGGGCACGGCGCTCGATCAGATGGGCCGTCACGATGAGGCGCGTTCCTATTATGCGAGCGCGCTGAAGATCGCGCCGGGCGATCCCGGCGTGCTGTCCAATCTCGGCCTGTCCTACATGCTGTCGAGAGACCTTCCCAAGGCAGAAGAGGCGTTGCGGCAGGCCTACGCCTCGCCGCGCGCGAGCGCGCGGGTGCGGCAGAATCTCGGCCTGGTCGTCGGTCTCCAGGGCCGCTTTGCCGAGGCCGAGACCATCGTGAAGGCGGACCTGCCGCCGGAGCAGGCCGCGGCCAATGTCGCCTATCTCAAGGAAATGCTGAGCCGCAGCGACGCCCCGCGCGGCGCACCGAAGCGGACGCCCGTCGCCGCGCTCAGCCGACCCGACTGATCCGACCTGATCGTCTCATCCTAAAGCCGCACGCGCGAACCGCACGCGGCTCAAGTCTTGCGTCACTGCATCTCGGAGATCTTGATGCCGGTCGGCCCGAGAATGACGACGAACAGCACCGGCAGGAAGAACAGGATCATCGGCACCGTCAGCTTCGGCGGCAGCGCAGCGGCCTTCTTCTCGGCCTCGGTCATGCGCATGTCGCGGTTTTCCTGCGCCATGACGCGCAGGGAATGTCCGAGCGGAGTGCCGTAACGTTCCGCCTGCTGGAGCGCCAGACACACCGACTTGACGCCCTCGAGCCCGGTGCGCCGCGCCAGGTTCTCATAGGCGACCTTGCGGTCCTGCAAATAGGACAGCTCGGCGGTGGTCAGCGTGAACTCTTCCGACAGCGCGATCGACTGGCCGACGATTTCGGTGGCGACTTTCCGGAATGCCATTTCGACCGACATGCCGGATTCGATGCAGATCAGCAGCAGGTCGAGCGCGTCGGGAAAGGCGCGCTTGATCGAAAGCTGGCGCTTGGAAATCGCGTTCTTGAGGAACAGCATCGGGGCCTGAAGCCCGAGATAGGCGGCGCCGATGCAGATGCCGATCTTGACCGGCACCGGTTTCTCCATATGCGCGATCAGGAACACGTACAGGACCGAGCCCACGAACAGGGTGATCGGAGCGACCATGCGCGCAAACAGGAAGGTGATGTAGGGCGCCTGACCGCGGTAGCCGGCCATGATGAGCTTGTCGCGGGCAGCTTCCTGCGCGAGCCATTTGGTGAGGTTGAAATCCTCGACGACCTTGGAGACGAGCTGCTTCGGGGTCTGGCGCAGCGAGACCTTCTCGCTCTTGTTGAGGCGCTCGCGCTCGCGCTGCCGGATCCGCTCGCGCTCGCTCGCCACCGCCTTCATGCGCTTGGAGAGGCCTTCGCCGGCGAACAGCGGCATCACCAGCGTATAGACGGTAGCGCTGGCGGCGATGGCCGCCAGCAGCATGGTCATGAAACGGACGTCATGCAGTTTCGAAACCAGAAATTCGACCATACGCCACCGTCAGAAATCGAAGTTGATCATCTTCTTCATCACCATGATGCCGACCGACATCCAGACGACGCAGCCGACCAGCATGAGCTGGCCGGTAGGATGGGTCCACAGCAGGGAGATGTAGTGCGGCGTCGTGAGATAGACGAGAAACATCACGATCGGCGGCAGCGAGCCGATGATGGCGGCCGAAGCCTTGGCTTCCATCGACATCGCCTGGATCTTTTCCCTCATCTTCTTGCGGTCGCGCAGCACCTTGGAGAGGTTGCCCAGCGCTTCGGAGAGGTTGCCGCCCGACTTCTGCTGGATCGAGATGACGATGCCGAAGAAATTGGCTTCCGGCAGCGGCATGCGATCGTAGAGGCGCGAGCAGGCTTCGCCGAGCGGCATGCCGATCGCCTGCGTCTCGATGATGGCCAGGAACTCGCTGCGCAGCGGCTCGGGCGAATCGGCGGCGACCACCTTGATCGATTCGAACAGCGGCAGGCCCGCCTTGATGCCGCGGACGATCACGTCGACGGCGTCGGGCAGCGCGGCCAGGAATTTGCTTTCGCGGCGCTTCTTCAGGAAGCTGAGTGCCCAGCGCGGCAAGCCGAAGCCGCCGGCGAAGGCGAGGCCGGCGCCGCCGAGCAGGCCGCCACCGACGAACATGGCGGCTACGAACAGCACGCCCGCCACGACGGCGGACACGATCCAGAATTTCTGCGGCGTCCAGTCCAGCCCCGCCTGCGACAGGCGGATGTTGAGCGGAACGCTCTTCTCCTGCTGACGTCGTGCCTCGAGATCCTTCAGCGAAGTCTCGACCTGCTCACGGCGCGAGCGCTGGCTCTTTTCGGTCTGCTTGGCCGCGGGCGCGTCGGCGCGCGCGATCGAGGCACGGCGGTTTTCCGCCTTCCGCTCCCCGGACAGCAACGGATAGAGGAAGACCCAGGCGATGCCGCCGACAGCGGCGGTGGCGAGGAACGCGAGGGCGAGGACCTGCATGTTCATGGCGGCGCTGACCTGCTCACGTCGTTGGCGCCACTTCCGCCGCATCGAGTGCGGCGGCAAGGCGCTTCTCGTCGCCGTAATAGCGAGCGCGTTCCCAGAACTTCGGACGGCCGATGCCGGTCGAGCGGTGCCGCCCGATGATCTTGCCGTTGGCGTCCTCGCCGATCATGTCGTAGAGGAAGATGTCCTGGGTGATGATGGTGTCGCCTTCCATGCCCATCACCTCGGTGATGTGCGTGATGCGGCGCGAGCCGTCGCGCAGGCGCGCGGCCTGGACGATGACGTCGATCGAGGCGCAGATCATCTCGCGGATGGTCCGCGACGGCAGCGAGAAGCCGCCCATCGTGATCATGGATTCGCAGCGCGACAGCGCCTCGCGCGGGTTGTTGGCGTGCAGCGTGCCCATCGAGCCGTCATGGCCGGTGTTCATGGCCTGAAGCAGGTCGAACGCCTCGGGTCCGCGGACCTCGCCGACGATGATGCGTTCGGGGCGCATACGCAGGCAGTTGCGCACCAGCTCGCGCATGGTGATCTGGCCCTCGCCCTCGATGTTGGGCGGGCGGGTTTCGAGCCGCACCACGTGGGGCTGCTGGAGCTGAAGCTCGGCCGCGTCCTCGCAGGTGATGATGCGCTCGTCGTGCTCGATGTAGTTGGTGAGGCAGTTGAGCAGCGTGGTCTTGCCCGAGCCGGTACCGCCGGAGATCAGCACGTTGCAGCGGACGCGGCCGATGATCTGGAGGATCTCGGCGCCCTCCGGCGAGATTGCGCCGAACTTGACGAGCTGATCCAGCGTCAGCTTGTCCTTCTTGAACTTGCGGATGGTGAGTGCGGGCCCGTCGATCGACAGCGGCGGCACGATCGCGTTGACACGGGAGCCATCGGCAAGGCGCGCGTCGCAGATCGGCGAGGATTCGTCGACGCGCCGGCCGACCTGGCTGACGATGCGCTGGCAGATGTTGAGGAGCTGCTGGTTGTCGCGGAAGCGGATACCGGTGCGCTGGATCTTGCCGCCGACTTCGATGTAGACGGTGTTGGCGCCGTTGACCATGATGTCGGCGATGTCGTCGCGCGACAACAGCGGCTCCAGCGGGCCGTAGCCGAGCACGTCGTTGCAGATGTCGTCGAGCAGCTCTTCCTGCTCGGCGATCGACATCACGATGTTCTTGATCGCGATGATCTCGTTGACGATGTCGCGGATTTCCTCGCGGGCCGATTCCGAATCGAGCTTGGCGAGCTGGGCGAGGTCGATGGCCTCGATCAGCGCGCCGAAGATGGTCGCCTTGACCTCGTAGTAATTGTCCGAGCGGCGGGTTTCCATCGCCGGCGCAGGCCTCGCCGGGGCAAGCGGCGGCGAGGCGACGGCCGGCGGGGGCGGCGCGCGCGACACCGTCGGCGCCAGAGCCGGGGCAGGCTCTGGCGACACGGCGCCGGGCTTCGGGGCCCGAAGGTCGGTGTCTGTTCCGCTACGCTTACCAAACACTTAACGACTCCATGCGGCGGCTTATTTTCCCCGCAACTTATCAATCAGGGGTGAAAGCAGGGACGACTTTTGTTTCTTCGTTTCGCTGCGGCCGGTCAGGCGCTGGGCGATCTGGAGGAACATCTCGATCGATTTGTGGTTGGCGGAGATTTCCGCGATCATCTGGCCGTTGTTGGCCGCCGAGCCGAAGATCTGCGGCTCGAACGGGATCGAGACGACCGGCTGGCTCTCGATCGCCTTGGCGAACTCCGTCGCGGCGATTTCGGGACGTTTCGGCACTCCGACCTGGTTCAGGCAGTAGAGCGGCGGCCGGTCGTTGGGGCGCGAGGCCTTCAGCAGGTCGAACAGGTTCTTGGTATTGCGCAAATTGGCGAGGTCGGGCGCCGCTACAATCAGGATGTCGTCCGCCCCGATCAGAGCGCGCTTGGTCCAGCCCGACCATTGGTGCGGGATGTCGAGCACGATGCAGGGCATGGTGGAGCGCAGCGTGTCGAACACGGAATCGAAGGCGTCGGTGCCGAAATCATAGACCCGGTCCAGCGTCGCCGGCGCCGCCAGCAGGCTGAGGTGGTCGGTGCATTTCGACAGCAGGCGGTCGATGAAGGCGGTATCGACGCGATCGGGCGAGAACACGGCGTCCGCAATGCCTTGCGGCGGGTCCTGGTTGTAGTCGAGCCCGGCGGTGCCGAAGGCGAGGTCGAGATCGGCGACGACCGCGTCCATCGCGAGGTCGCGCGCGATCGCCCAGGCGACGTTATGGGAGATGGTGGACGCGCCGACGCCGCCCTTGGCGCCGACCACGGCGATGATGCGGCCGACCGCCTTGGCTTCCGGCGCGGAGAACAGGTTGCAGATCGAGCGCACGACGTCGATAGCGCCAACCGGCGCGAGCACGTAGTCGCTGACGCCGCGGCGCACCAGCTCGCGATAGAGCATGACGTCGTTGATGCGGCCGATCACGACCACGCGGGTGCCGGCGTCGCAGACGGTGGCGAGCTGGTCGAGCCCGCCCAGGAGGTCGTTGCGGCCGTCGCTCTCGAGCACGATCACGTTCGGTGTGGGCGCCGAGCGGTAGGCTTCGACCGCAGCCGCCATGCCGCCCATCTGGATCTTCAGGTGGGCCTTGCCGAGACGGCGATCCTCGCCGGCCGACTGTACCGCGGCAGCAGTTTCCACGGTCTCGCAGAAGGCCTGGACCGAGACGCGCGGCGCAGGCGCGATATGCTCTTCGGCCGGCGGCGGAGCTGCTTCCGGCTGCTCTTCGTGTGTTTGCCTGGCGTAGCTGATCATTTGCCGGTGTCGCTGAGTTTGGCCCTGTCGGCCTCAGGATAGGAGACCGCCGTCGGCACTCCCTTGCGATACTTCTCGAACGCAGCGGTGCGCCGTGTCGTATAGGAGGGTGTCTCCGGCCGCGGCTGCTCGAGGTCCGAGGGATTGTCGACCATGGCTGCGAGGTTGCGCTGATAGGCGCAGCCGTAATTGTAGTATTCCTTGTTCTCGAACCAGCCCTTGTTCTTCATCGAGGGGCCGATGTCCTCCGGCCACAGGCCGCAGGGGCCCGCGACTGCGGCGATCTTGGAATAGGTCAGCCGGATCGGCGGCAGGAAGCGCTTGTCTTCCGGCTGGTAGGGGCGGGCGATGATGCCGCGCGGCGGAACGCCCGCCGCCGCCAGCATCGCCTGGATCTCACGCATCGACTCCGCGACCGGACGCGCGTTGGGCGTGCCGGACGGCGCGTCGATATGGATGGCGCCGGTGCCCTCATGCAGCCAGGCCGATGCCAGGCCCATCACGTCGGCGCGCTGGGCCGCGGTCAACCCGCCGCGGGCGTGGCCGACGAAGACGACGATCGAGCGGTTCTGCTCCTCGATCGCGATCGGATGACGCTGCTTGTAGCTGTCGGGAATGGAGGCGGTGACCGCTTCGTCGTGCTGGCAGCCGCCGAGCGCAAGCCCGATGCCGACGAGCGCGCCACCGAAGCCGATGGCGCCTCTGCGAATCTGGGGTGGTCTTGTGGTCATAACGAAGTCCCCGTTCCGCCTTAGTCGGTGATGAAGCCGTAGGTGCCGCGGTAGTTCCGGCCCGGCTCGGTCCGGCCAGGCACGCCGTAGATGCGGTTGATGTTGCCGAGCAGCTCGACCTGCGGATCGGCAGGCGCGGAGAATCCGTCATCCGGCCGCGACAGGTCCTTTTGCGCCACTGCGCGAACGATATAGGGCGTCACGATCACGACCAGCTCGGTCGCGTTGTTGACGAAGTCGCGGCTGCGGAACAGCGTGCCGAGGATCGGAAGCTGCATCAGGCCCGGCAGCCCGCTGACCGCCTGCTTGGTCTGCTGCTGGATCAGGCCGGCCATCGCCATCGCGCCGCCGGAGGGAATCTCCAGCGACGTCTCCGCCCGGCGGGTCTTGATCGAAGGCACCGTGAGCGAGTTCACCGACGTCGAGGTCACGGCCTGCGACAGCGTGATCGCATTCTCGTTCGACAGTTCCGAGACCTCGGTCATCACCCGCAGGCTGATCTTGCCCTCGGTCAGCACCACGGGCGTGAAGTTGAGCGAGATGCCGAACTTCTTGAAGCTGATCTGGGTTGTACAGACATGCGTCGTGGGGTCGCACGCATAGCCCGCCGGTACCGGGAATTCACCGCCGGCGATGAAGGTCGCCGACTCGCCGGAGATCGCGGTCAGGTTCGGCTCGGCCAGCGTCCGGATCACGCCGGCGGTCTCCATCGCGCGCAGGGTGGCCTGCACCGACGGCGTCGCGCCGAACTTCGTGGTCAGACTGTTGCCGTCCACCAGATTTTTGCCAAGAGCGGTGAACGGGTTGGAGTTGCTGAAAGTCACCACCGATGTGCCGTAGTTGAGGTTGGCGGTGAGGTCGATGCCGAGCTGCTTGACGATGCTGCGCGCGACTTCGGCGACTGTCACCTTGAGCATGACCTGGTCGCGGCCGCGGACCACGATCGAGTTCACGACCTTGTCGGCGCCGCCGGCGAGGCGCGCGGCGAGATCGTTGGCCTGCTGCGCCTCCATCGGATTCGCCGCCGTGCCGGTCAGCACGATGCCTTCGCCGAGGCCGTCGATCTGGATGTCGGAATTGGGCAGGATCTGCTTCAGCGCGGCGCGCACGCCGTTGAGGTCGCGCTTGACCGCGATGTCATAGGCCGCGATCTGCTGGCCGGCGGAATCGAAGAACACGATGTTGGTCTGCCCGACCGCGGCGCCGATGATGTAGGCGCGCTGCGACGAGCGGACCACCGCATTGGCGATCTTGGGGTCGGCGACCAGCACATCCTTGATGTCGCGCGGAAGGTCGATCACGATGGACTTGCCGACGCCGAGCGAGAGGAAGCGCGCGTTCATCTGGCCGTCGGCCGCGACCGGCGCTGCGGGGCGGTAGTCGGCGGCGACCACGGGGGTCAGTGCCGGGTTGAGCACCAGCGCGAGGGCGGCCGAAAACGACAGGGCGCGGACCATTGAGGTTCGCATCGTCGCCAAATCTGCCCTGCATTTCATATCGACTGACCTCATCGTGCCTTCGCCGTCGAGCTTGGGATACCGTAGCGAATGATCGAAACGCCATCGCGCCTCTGTGCGGAATCATCGAGCGTGATCTCGCTCATCTTGACGTCGACGATGCTGCGCAGCGCCAGCGACAGCGTGCCGCTCTGGCGGGCGGCGGAAAGCGTCGCCGTCTGCGTGGGATTGAGCTCGAGGGTGACGGTCTTGCCGACCACCGTATTCTGGCCGTCCTTCTCCTTCGGCGCCTGGTCGATGGCCAGGACGCGGATGTTGGCCAGGATGATCTCGGACGTGACGATGTCGGGGGCGCCGTTGCTCGGGTCCGGGTTCTTGAGGCGGCGCGTCAGAAGCACGTCGACGCGATCGTTGGGCAGGATGAAGCCGCCTGCGCCGGTCTCCGGCGAGATCTCGGTCGAGATCGCGCGCATGCCGGTGGGCAGGATTGCCGCCATGAAGCCGGAGCCTTCGGCCTTGACCAGTTTCTGGTCGCGGATCGGCTCACCCTGGATGAAGGGGGCGCGCGCGATCGAACCGGTCACCTGGGTCACGCCCTCGGGGCGCTCGTTGCGGCGGATGAAGGTGGCGCTGGCCGTCGCGGCCGGCCAGGTCTGCCATTGCACGTCTTCCGGTTTCACGGTCTGGCCGAGGCCGATGTCGTTCTTGGCCACCAGCACGTCGACGGTTGGAAGCTGCGCGACCGGAGCCGCCGGAGGCGGCGCAGAATTGTCCGAGCCGCTCGCCAGGTACGCGGCGACACCGCCGGCGCAGATGGCGACCGTCAGGACGACAATGCGTGCCCTATTCATACGCTTCACTTTCCAACAAACGCCGCGACGCAGCCGCCGCCGTAATCGGCAGTTGACCAGCTATTCGTCAAAGCATGGTTAATGAGGCGTATCTAAATCGCCTTAACGCCTGGTTTACCCGGAGCGTTCAACGCAGTGCGAGATGAGCGAGGTCGATCGCCTTCACCCACTCGGTTTCCGGGTAGACCATCAGCGCGCTCAGTGCGAGCGCGATGCCATAGGGAATGCCGCTCTCCTTGGCGTGCAGTCGCGCAAGCCAGGCCTGGCCCGCGAGGCCGTAGGGCAGCGGCCATTGCCGGAACTGGAGCAGGAGCAGCGTCAGCGCTCCGCCGAACAGCGAGGCGTAGAGCAGGAAGTTCATCAATTGCGCGAAGCCGAACCAGAGCGCGACGGAGGCCGCGACCTTGGCGTCGCCGCCGCCGACCCAGCCCATCGCAAAACAGGTGAAGGCGACGACCAGGACAAGCGCGCCGGCGCCGACATGGCCCAGCATCTCGTAAGGTGCCATGCCACCGGAGAGGGCGAGCGCGAAGAAG
Protein-coding regions in this window:
- a CDS encoding A24 family peptidase, yielding MILDLARLLLFPALMAFAAASDLFTMTISNRVSLALVAGFFALALSGGMAPYEMLGHVGAGALVLVVAFTCFAMGWVGGGDAKVAASVALWFGFAQLMNFLLYASLFGGALTLLLLQFRQWPLPYGLAGQAWLARLHAKESGIPYGIALALSALMVYPETEWVKAIDLAHLALR
- a CDS encoding type II secretion system F family protein; amino-acid sequence: MVEFLVSKLHDVRFMTMLLAAIAASATVYTLVMPLFAGEGLSKRMKAVASERERIRQRERERLNKSEKVSLRQTPKQLVSKVVEDFNLTKWLAQEAARDKLIMAGYRGQAPYITFLFARMVAPITLFVGSVLYVFLIAHMEKPVPVKIGICIGAAYLGLQAPMLFLKNAISKRQLSIKRAFPDALDLLLICIESGMSVEMAFRKVATEIVGQSIALSEEFTLTTAELSYLQDRKVAYENLARRTGLEGVKSVCLALQQAERYGTPLGHSLRVMAQENRDMRMTEAEKKAAALPPKLTVPMILFFLPVLFVVILGPTGIKISEMQ
- a CDS encoding CpaD family pilus assembly protein, with amino-acid sequence MTTRPPQIRRGAIGFGGALVGIGLALGGCQHDEAVTASIPDSYKQRHPIAIEEQNRSIVVFVGHARGGLTAAQRADVMGLASAWLHEGTGAIHIDAPSGTPNARPVAESMREIQAMLAAAGVPPRGIIARPYQPEDKRFLPPIRLTYSKIAAVAGPCGLWPEDIGPSMKNKGWFENKEYYNYGCAYQRNLAAMVDNPSDLEQPRPETPSYTTRRTAAFEKYRKGVPTAVSYPEADRAKLSDTGK
- a CDS encoding CpaF family protein, with product MFGKRSGTDTDLRAPKPGAVSPEPAPALAPTVSRAPPPPAVASPPLAPARPAPAMETRRSDNYYEVKATIFGALIEAIDLAQLAKLDSESAREEIRDIVNEIIAIKNIVMSIAEQEELLDDICNDVLGYGPLEPLLSRDDIADIMVNGANTVYIEVGGKIQRTGIRFRDNQQLLNICQRIVSQVGRRVDESSPICDARLADGSRVNAIVPPLSIDGPALTIRKFKKDKLTLDQLVKFGAISPEGAEILQIIGRVRCNVLISGGTGSGKTTLLNCLTNYIEHDERIITCEDAAELQLQQPHVVRLETRPPNIEGEGQITMRELVRNCLRMRPERIIVGEVRGPEAFDLLQAMNTGHDGSMGTLHANNPREALSRCESMITMGGFSLPSRTIREMICASIDVIVQAARLRDGSRRITHITEVMGMEGDTIITQDIFLYDMIGEDANGKIIGRHRSTGIGRPKFWERARYYGDEKRLAAALDAAEVAPTT
- a CDS encoding AAA family ATPase; its protein translation is MISYARQTHEEQPEAAPPPAEEHIAPAPRVSVQAFCETVETAAAVQSAGEDRRLGKAHLKIQMGGMAAAVEAYRSAPTPNVIVLESDGRNDLLGGLDQLATVCDAGTRVVVIGRINDVMLYRELVRRGVSDYVLAPVGAIDVVRSICNLFSAPEAKAVGRIIAVVGAKGGVGASTISHNVAWAIARDLAMDAVVADLDLAFGTAGLDYNQDPPQGIADAVFSPDRVDTAFIDRLLSKCTDHLSLLAAPATLDRVYDFGTDAFDSVFDTLRSTMPCIVLDIPHQWSGWTKRALIGADDILIVAAPDLANLRNTKNLFDLLKASRPNDRPPLYCLNQVGVPKRPEIAATEFAKAIESQPVVSIPFEPQIFGSAANNGQMIAEISANHKSIEMFLQIAQRLTGRSETKKQKSSLLSPLIDKLRGK
- the cpaB gene encoding Flp pilus assembly protein CpaB translates to MNRARIVVLTVAICAGGVAAYLASGSDNSAPPPAAPVAQLPTVDVLVAKNDIGLGQTVKPEDVQWQTWPAATASATFIRRNERPEGVTQVTGSIARAPFIQGEPIRDQKLVKAEGSGFMAAILPTGMRAISTEISPETGAGGFILPNDRVDVLLTRRLKNPDPSNGAPDIVTSEIILANIRVLAIDQAPKEKDGQNTVVGKTVTLELNPTQTATLSAARQSGTLSLALRSIVDVKMSEITLDDSAQRRDGVSIIRYGIPSSTAKAR
- a CDS encoding tetratricopeptide repeat protein, which encodes MRQRFSPARLLASASLVAVVAMSLGGCTAMSKLSDVTGSIGSRAEASPPSDPAGAVEVYGERYRANPKDAEAALGYGQALRANGQRAQAAAVLEQATIANPGNKALLALYGRALADNGNFQQAFDVLSKAHSPDNPDWRLLSVQGTALDQMGRHDEARSYYASALKIAPGDPGVLSNLGLSYMLSRDLPKAEEALRQAYASPRASARVRQNLGLVVGLQGRFAEAETIVKADLPPEQAAANVAYLKEMLSRSDAPRGAPKRTPVAALSRPD
- a CDS encoding type II and III secretion system protein family protein, whose protein sequence is MKCRADLATMRTSMVRALSFSAALALVLNPALTPVVAADYRPAAPVAADGQMNARFLSLGVGKSIVIDLPRDIKDVLVADPKIANAVVRSSQRAYIIGAAVGQTNIVFFDSAGQQIAAYDIAVKRDLNGVRAALKQILPNSDIQIDGLGEGIVLTGTAANPMEAQQANDLAARLAGGADKVVNSIVVRGRDQVMLKVTVAEVARSIVKQLGIDLTANLNYGTSVVTFSNSNPFTALGKNLVDGNSLTTKFGATPSVQATLRAMETAGVIRTLAEPNLTAISGESATFIAGGEFPVPAGYACDPTTHVCTTQISFKKFGISLNFTPVVLTEGKISLRVMTEVSELSNENAITLSQAVTSTSVNSLTVPSIKTRRAETSLEIPSGGAMAMAGLIQQQTKQAVSGLPGLMQLPILGTLFRSRDFVNNATELVVIVTPYIVRAVAQKDLSRPDDGFSAPADPQVELLGNINRIYGVPGRTEPGRNYRGTYGFITD
- a CDS encoding type II secretion system F family protein; this encodes MNMQVLALAFLATAAVGGIAWVFLYPLLSGERKAENRRASIARADAPAAKQTEKSQRSRREQVETSLKDLEARRQQEKSVPLNIRLSQAGLDWTPQKFWIVSAVVAGVLFVAAMFVGGGLLGGAGLAFAGGFGLPRWALSFLKKRRESKFLAALPDAVDVIVRGIKAGLPLFESIKVVAADSPEPLRSEFLAIIETQAIGMPLGEACSRLYDRMPLPEANFFGIVISIQQKSGGNLSEALGNLSKVLRDRKKMREKIQAMSMEAKASAAIIGSLPPIVMFLVYLTTPHYISLLWTHPTGQLMLVGCVVWMSVGIMVMKKMINFDF
- a CDS encoding leucyl aminopeptidase family protein; translation: MPSVFETSPTAIPITFVTKSSWDQVAETLPPAQRQFATANAFAAKPGGYLALPAPGGTIAQVLFGLEDEGARSRDLFRPGALPGLLPPGTYRFANAPHDARLAALAFALGCYRFARYRKADGPDVRLVPPDGVDAVEISRMADAAMLARDLINTPSNDMGPEELAAAAQELASEFGASFACTIGEDLRTDFPLIHAVGMASDRAPRLIDIGWGDPAHPKVTLVGKGVCFDTGGLDLKPSSGMLIMKKDMGGAANVLALARMVMDAKLKVRLRVLIPAVENAVAGNAFRPLDIFTSRKGITVEIGNTDAEGRLVLADALALADEEKPDLLIDLGTLTGAARVALGPDLPPFYTNDETLAADVARCAVKENDPLWRMPLWPAYDAWLDSKTATITNAPSGGFAGSITCALFLQRFVEQAKSWLHVDIYGWTPSAKPARPEGGECQAARAIYTLLSERYA